The following are encoded in a window of Podospora pseudoanserina strain CBS 124.78 chromosome 6, whole genome shotgun sequence genomic DNA:
- a CDS encoding hypothetical protein (EggNog:ENOG503P3W9), producing MSQPLQNITLSSISPQPLPAGLPLHVAVFDTVWFLASVTFTWLLYRLLPTFQLPHLGKREWKPAWPEFKPVALGAMLLTLWYFLTMIDRWMRQSGNSQVKYEYVTARPIYDVLHVTSTLLLVWGTYNVLWKRFGDRKPDSSRQRVWWFVSKSVFFVISLVSVLYLVFYFAFSLVWLKYESLVPVVHFAARGSSFEVATVVLVWVASMAMLGVYRFFGSWGHEKHSAERWYLWGALAMFFARSLAEVAVVLKAQTEKPPQLCLENDIGSGDTVCVPSFGTPQYIPPSTAESNMAAIDIPYGLFSILFLVAMWLTARETTGGYDQEGNQQQLVMSDIRSAVLQKLQERTNQRRKKSPPFREIMDEIEEDLDKSLESGPLARSLATVSPQYKRQAALACIQELRDKYEGAKPRYGTEDPPGHRLAYNPQLPSLGPSSATLTPGTGGLGSVRGHDDEVSVHGSSLWAEASIRTPPETQRPRYHPAPSSYSVQELEVPNQPLSHQSSQIDMVPAETTPYYPSPPMPAQAQQRPLGRAASMGRLDPIPPPGFTSPELWSHGAGYDAYNPVHSMSQDAIPPVPAVPGQFPAANVPGIPLAAASQGYRAAAMPRPAALRSQAARGVAPGPSMVQQMSRPMDMGGGRSVSDPVVLTPFLARAVVAGVSGGPPPVADGRGGGNAMRTSWMRDEERAGGRVDDDGLGRYYSASGGRQ from the exons ATGTCACAACCATTGCAAAATATCACACTTTCTTCAATATCACCACAGCCGCTCCCGGCAGGACTTCCACTACATGTCGCCGTTTTCGACACTGTCTGGTTCTTGGCCAGTGTGACCTTCACGTGGTTGCTCTATCGTTTGCTTCCCACATTTCAACTGCCTCATCTCGGGAAAAGAGAATGGAAACCTGCCTGGCCCGAGTTCAAGCCTGTTGCGCTTGGGGCGATGCTATTAACACT GTGGTATTTCTTGACCATGATCGATCGCTGGATGCGCCAGAGCGGGAACAGCCAAGTCAAGTATGAGTATGTCACTGCTCGCCCCATCTATGACGTGTTGCATGTTACGTCGACTTTGCTGCTCGTGTGGGGTACATACAATGTGTTGTGGAAGCGTTTTGGGGACAGGAAGCCTGACTCGTCAAGGCAAAGAGTCTGGTGGTTTGTTTCAAAGAGTGTTTTCTTTGTAATCAGCCTGGTGTCCGTCTTGTATCTTGTGTTTTATTTCGCATTTTCTTTGGTCTGGCTGAAGTATGAAAGCTTGGTACCGGTGGTGCATTTTGCGGCAAGAGGGTCTTCATTTGAGGTTGCAACCGTTGTGCTTGTATGGGTTGCGAGCATGGCCATGTTGGGGGTTTATCGGTTCTTTGGTTCGTGGGGGCATGAGAAACACTCTGCT GAAAGGTGGTATTTGTGGGGGGCACTCGCCATGTTCTTTGCCCGGTCCCTGGCTGAGGTGGCAGTGGTGCTGAAAGCACAGACCGAGAAACCACCCCAGCTGTGTCTCGAGAATGACATTGGCTCAGGGGACACTGTCTGCGTTCCTTCTTTTGGTACTCCGCAATACATCCCACCCTCGACTGCAGAGAGCAACATGGCCGCCATTGACATTCCATACGGCCTGTTCAGCATTTTGTTTCTCGTCGCGATGTGGCTCACTGCGCGGGAGACAACTGGTGGCTATGACCAAGAGGGGAATCAGCAGCAATTGGTAATGTCAGACATTAGATCTGCCGTCTTGCAAAAGCTTCAAGAGCGGACAAaccagagaagaaagaaatccCCACCATTTCGGGAGATCATGGATGAGATCGAAGAAGACCTCGACAAGTCTCTGGAGTCCGGCCCGCTGGCAAGGTCTTTGGCCACGGTTAGCCCACAGTACAAACGACAAGCGGCCCTTGCTTGCATACAAGAGCTACGAGACAAGTATGAGGGTGCCAAGCCCCGTTACGGAACCGAAGACCCTCCCGGTCACCGTCTCGCGTACAACCCACAGCTACCGAGTCTTGGTCCGAGCTCCGCCACCTTGACTCCCGGCACTGGCGGACTCGGATCCGTTCGTGGACATGACGACGAGGTGTCTGTTCATGGTTCCTCTCTCTGGGCAGAGGCATCAATCAGGACACCCCCGGAAACACAACGACCCCGCTACCATCCTGCTCCCTCGTCATATTCGGTCCAAGAGCTAGAGGTACCCAACCAGCCTCTCTCCCACCAATCCTCCCAAATCGATATGGTTCCCGCCGAGACAACACCGTATTACCCCTCCCCGCCTATGCCGGCACAAGCTCAGCAACGTCCCCTGGGGCGAGCAGCATCAATGGGCAGACTTGATCCTATCCCACCACCGGGCTTTACCTCGCCGGAGTTGTGGAGTCATGGAGCAGGATATGATGCTTACAACCCTGTACATTCCATGTCTCAGGACGCGATCCCGCCTGTTCCTGCGGTTCCAGGTCAGTTTCCTGCTGCGAACGTACCTGGTATACCGCTTGCGGCTGCCTCTCAAGGGTATAGAGCGGCTGCTATGCCACGACCGGCGGCGCTGAGATCTCAAGCTGCAAGGGGAGTTGCACCTGGGCCCTCGATGGTGCAGCAAATGTCGAGACCGATGGATatgggtggggggagatCGGTGAGTGATCCGGTTGTGTTGACGCcgtttttggcgagggcggtggttgCGGGTGTGTCTGGGGGGCCACCACCGGTTGcggatgggagaggaggtgggaatGCGATGAGGACTAGTTGGATGCGGGATGAGGAGCGAGCTGGAGGTAgagtggatgatgatgggttggggaggtatTATTCAGCTAGTGGGGGTAGACAGTGA
- a CDS encoding hypothetical protein (EggNog:ENOG503PF52), whose amino-acid sequence MCFGTREKNHSEGPRRHHGPTYQESFPQSQPPPQGYFAPGDPGYDRARQIPVDDTKEKISRFMTKHNIPQQEGLDNLTNVLQWVNNTLLVKDNEIAVIKRSAREDVDRITRERYAVSQERDRYRALYERDNAALAEREEALYQAKTENQRLHQTIADMKWTHNETLAKNEKRYQTSMEEQDTKHEDAVKKLRIEIDDLKERIGEYTSQDDAVISDEAFRTSLLSLSQQLLKIVDHIPKPMQQQQDTRGWSRFIRSVCWTHLLHGFYQYPLGFGIFGVEGEAHAILAHFSEAIRVQAADDPDDSTLTNQQKAKMNEGRGFLFERILEDFRRNNSTDEKAFTTYFRQNIERVTEDLVRALQQWSGQALDSQVNKRIWTVVRDAGVLALQMGSQRSRVMLVACSRGDIVQLKHIFEDETGHSEEVKVIVDMMTQPGLMRIGNGKEDLTREQVISKGKVIPLKTRD is encoded by the exons atGTGCTTTGGGACTCGAGAAAAAAACCATTCGGAGGGACCTCGACGACACCATGGTCCCACATACCAAGAATCATTTCCCCAATCTCAGCCGCCGCCTCAGGGTTATTTTGCGCCCGGGGATCCTGGCTATGATCGTGCTCGTCAGATACCTGTCGATGACACCAAGGAAAAGATCTCCAGGTTCATGACAAAACACAACATACCCCAGCAGGAAGGTCTCGACAATCTCACAAATGTTCTCCAATGGGTCAACAACACTCTGCTCGTCAAGGACAACGAGATCGCAGTCATTAAGCGGTCCGCCCGTGAAGATGTGGACCGCATTACAAGGGAACGGTACGCAGTATCACAGGAGCGAGATCGCTACAGAGCACTCTACGAGCGGGATAACGCTGCTCTGGCAGAGCGCGAGGAGGCTCTGTATCAGGCCAAGACCGAGAACCAGCGCCTTCACCAAACAATCGCCGACATGAAATGGACGCACAATGAGACATTGGCCAAGAACGAAAAGAGGTACCAAACAAGTATGGAAGAGCAGGATACGAAACATGAGGATGCTGTCAAGAAATTGCGCATAGAGATTGACGATCTCAAGGAGAGAATCGGCGAATACACCTCACAGGATGATGCCGTCATTTCTGATGAGGCTTTCCGGACCTCGTTACTGTCGTTGTCGCAACAGCTGTTGAAGATTGTGGACCACATTCCCAAGCCGatgcaacagcaacaagacaCAAGGGGATGGTCCAGGTTTATTCGGAGCGTGTGCTGGACTCACTTGTTGCACGGGTTCTATCAGTATCCATTGGGATTTGGCATCTTTggcgttgaaggagaagcgcATGCTATCCTTGCACACTTTTCTGAGGCGATCAGAGTACAGGCTGCTGATG ACCCTGATGATTCTACTTTAACAAACCAACAAAAGGCCAAAATGAATGAGGGACGAGGATTCCTGTTTGAACGCATTCTGGAAGACTTCCGCCGGAACAACAGCACCGATGAGAAGGCATTCACAACATATTTTCGACAAAACATAGAGCGAGTCACCGAGGACCTGGTGCGGGCTCTTCAGCAATGGAGTGGCCAAGCATTGGATTCACAAGTCAACAAACGCATCTGGACCGTGGTACGTGATGCAGGCGTGTTAGCACTTCAAATGGGGTCACAGCGGTCCCGTGTAATGCTGGTGGCATGTTCACGTGGTGACATCGTTCAGCTGAAGCACATCTTTGAAGACGAGACAGGTCACTCCGAGGAAGTCAAGGTCATTGTAGACATGATGACGCAGCCAGGTTTGATGAGGATTGGTAACGGGAAGGAAGACTTGACTCGTGAGCAGGTCATCTCGAAGGGGAAAGTTATTCCATTGAAGACCCGTGATTGA
- a CDS encoding hypothetical protein (COG:O; EggNog:ENOG503NYY3): protein MHFTKAAATGLAVLVGLASAHPGHDIAQEAAERREFLANAKRTDLSHCAEKLRARGIEAKNIARRKAQVEEARRKRNIKKRDIGDVLAKSHNKTSLGYTPNTDSATLFAGINSCILSPEVTQGPYYVAGEYVRENLIEDQEGVELLVDYQVIDVDTCDPVPNVYLEAWACNATGVYGGVIAGGNGDTADASNIHNTWLRGIQPTDEDGVARFQTIFPGHYTGRTAHIHIMVHTNATLQPNQTLGHDNYASHIGQAYFDQDLITAVEQTAPYNTNRQPLTTNAQDFLLAQGSAGAVDPVMEYTLLGDSVEDGLFAWLSFGIDTSVSNKINPAVYLGEEGGVANPNPGFGGPGGPGGPPGGWTPPPGWTPPPGFPLEENEEVEA, encoded by the exons ATGCATTTCACCAAAGCCGCCGCCACTGGCCTTGCTGTCCTGGTAGGACTAGCCAGCGCCCATCCAGGCCACGATATCGCccaggaggctgccgaaCGACGGGAGTTCCTCGCCAACGCTAAGCGTACTGATCTGAGCCACTGTGCTGAGAAGCTCCGCGCCCGCGGAATCGAGGCCAAGAACATCGCCAGACGTAAGGCTCAGGTCGAAGAGGCTCGTCGCAAGAGAAACATCAAGAAGCGTGATATCGGCGATGTCTTGGCCAAGAGCCACAACAAGACTTCCCTTGGCtacacccccaacaccgaTAGCGCAACCCTCTTTGCGGGCATCAACTCCTGCATTCTGAGCCCCGAGGTCACCCAGGGCCCATACT ATGTTGCCGGCGAATACGTGCGTGAAAACCTCATTGAGGACCAGGAAGGCGTTGAGCTCCTTGTTGACTACCAAGTCATCGACGTCGACACATGCGACCCTGTTCCCAATGTTTACCTCGAGGCGTGGGCTTGCAACGCCACTGGTGTGTATGGCGGTGTCATCGCCGGCGGCAACGGCGACACCGCTGATGCCTCCAACATCCACAACACCTGGCTTCGTGGCATCCAGCCCACCGATGAGGATGGAGTTGCCCGTTTCCAGACCATCTTCCCCGGCCACTACACCGGACGTACTGCCCATATCCACATCATGGTTCACACCAACGCCACCCTCCAGCCCAACCAGACCCTAGGTCATGACAACTATGCTAGCCACATTGGTCAGGCTTACTTCGACCAGGATCTCATCACCGCTGTTGAGCAGACGGCCCCGTACAACACCAACCGTCAGCCCTTGACCACCAATGCTCAGGACTTCCTTCTCGCCCAGGGCTCGGCTGGCGCAGTTGACCCGGTGATGGAGTACACTCTTCTCGGCGACTCGGTCGAGGATGGTCTCTTCGCTTGGCTGTCGTTCGGTATCGACACCTCTGTCAGCAACAAGATTAATCCTGCTGTCTaccttggagaggaaggtggcgttgccaaccccaaccctggTTTCGGTGGTCCTGGCGGTCCCGGTGGTCCTCCAGGTGGCtggactcctcctcctggatgGACTCCCCCTCCCGGATTCCCCCTTGAGGAGAACGAGGAAGTTGAGGCTTAG
- a CDS encoding hypothetical protein (EggNog:ENOG503NW64; COG:O), whose amino-acid sequence MSSTSGQRFLICVDYGTTYTGVGWILTHRTRPSQLNELNIVKRWGAIHRPETSQVIGPKVPSIISYSGTSGRRWGYGVIGDADSHILQWTKLEMEPPTRLEALSRLKRTLEATRGPVSHRQHASSLVQGIPLHLIKSTEDVVADYLTEVAQCVRQDIETVQRDRRVIGDFPIELIITHPAIWHPRAMNTTFRAVNTAFKRIFPEFESNPGKVRLTTESEACAQYIMKTSTSAHKRHLRRGACFVVVDAGGGTVDLVSYRVDQDTPSFQVSLVTEMSSGRCGATRIDDYFIKRFLPRRLTPDDYRKVVEDAESNFGSGPHVLFSRRQQAMLESFQFAKHKFAGVGTEDEEFRVLLPGDLDIPDNPERGISNGNLQILPEDMEHMFQETVDGTVNLIRQQITQLEVKNLRVSAVFLSGGLSRSEYLFKKVESEIGHQYRLPVFRGQEGDKSSWTDVVIGAAILGLGMNCEVPPACAECPYHIGVLISQQFHEYENDEKQAYTDAIGQSMRAKDHLKWIAAKGDMITQPDGISKSVKLVRKILKLNDQVLKGSCTVVISHDSKQGDKLEDIRNLQKVQLNYDLATLSTADKAKVIRRDTDEDTKTQYRQVELELVVTVREEVAAFQLYAGQPGGIPIAEAATDRNGQFILGNAGSQREQHLPVVPDKDSASGAGSDPNQESTSSRQPGQGRRPIYDTAESSRSRRVYV is encoded by the exons ATGTCTTCAACAAGTGGTCAGAGGTTCTTGATCTGTGTCGACTATGGCACCACCTACACCG GAGTGGGATGGATTCTCACCCACAGGACCCGCCCTTCTCAGCTCAATGAGCTTAACATTGTGAAAAGATGGGGCGCTATTCATCGCCCGGAGACATCCCAGGTCATCGGCCCGAAAGTTCCTTCCATCATCAGTTATTCAGGAACATCCggccggcggtggggttATGGGGTAATTGGAGATGCTGATTCTCACATTCTACAATGGACcaagttggagatggagccACCCACTCGTCTCGAAGCACTGTCCCGGCTCAAGAGAACCCTGGAGGCGACGCGTGGCCCCGTGTCACACAGACAACATGCGTCCTCGCTTGTGCAGGGGATCCCGCTCCATTTGATCAAGTCGACCGAAGACGTGGTTGCTGACTATCTGACTGAAGTTGCTCAGTGCGTTCGTCAGGATATCGAGACTGTTCAGAGAGATCGAAGGGTCATTGGCGACTTTCCCATCGAGCTCATCATTACGCATCCAGCA ATATGGCACCCGCGCGCAATGAACACCACTTTCAGAGCGGTGAATACTGCCTTCAAGAGAATCTTTCCTGAATTCGAGTCAAACCCGGGGAAGGTCAGACTTACCACGGAATCGGAAGCATGTGCCCAGTACATCATGAAGACATCTACAAGCGCGCATAAACGTCATCTCAGACGG GGAGCATGCttcgtggttgttgatgccgGAGGCGGGACAGTCGACCTTGTATCCTACCGGGTGGACCAAGACACGCCCTCTTTCCAAGTCAGTTTGGTGACTGAGATGTCCA GCGGACGTTGCGGTGCGACACGGATAGATGACTATTTCATTAAACGCTTTCTGCCCCGCCGCCTTACCCCGGATGACTACCGCAAAGTAGTTGAAGATGCTGAGTCCAACTTTGGCAGCGGACCACATGTGCTCTTTTCAAGACGGCAGCAAGCAATGCTCGAGAGCTTCCAGTTTGCCAAACACAAGTTTGCAGGTGTTGGTACTGAGGACGAGGAGTTCCGAGTGTTACTTCCTGGCGACCTTGACATACCGGACAATCCTGAGAGAGGGATCTCGAATGGAAATCTGCAGATTTTGCC TGAGGACATGGAGCACATGTTCCAAGAAACCGTCGACGGCACCGTGAACCTCATCAGACAGCAGATCACGCAGCTCGAAGTCAAGAACCTTCGTGTATCAGCCGTATTCCTGTCTGGGGGTCTTTCAAGAAGTGAATATCTTTTCAAAAAGGTTGAGTCGGAGATTGGGCACCAGTACCGATTACCAGTGTTCCGAGGGCAAGAGGG CGACAAAAGCAGTTGGACAGACGTTGTCATCGGCGCAGCAATCCTGGGGCTCGGGATGAACTGTGAAGTCCCACCCGCATGTGCCGAATGCCCATACCACATAGGAGTCCTTATTTCCCAACAGTTTCACGAGTACGAGAACGACGAGAAGCAGGCCTACACGGATGCCATTGGCCAAAGCATGCGCGCCAAAGACCACCTCAAGTGGATTGCTGCAAAGGGAGATATGATTACACAGCCGGATGGCATCAGCAAAAGTGTGAAGCTTGTGAGGAAGATTCTCAAGCTGAATGACCAGGTGCTGAAAGGTTCTTGCACCGTCGTCATCTCCCATGATTCCAAGCAGGGTGACAAGCTTGAGG ACATCCGAAACCTTCAGAAGGTCCAACTCAACTACGACTTGGCCACCCTTTCCACTGCCGATAAAGCCAAAGTCATCCGCCGGGACACCGACGAAGACACCAAAACACAATATCGGCAAGTGGAATTGGAGTTGGTCGTTACAGTCCGGGAGGAAGTTGCGGCTTTTCAACTGTATGCTGGCCAACCGGGAGGAATCCCCATCGCTGAGGCTGCCACAGATCGTAATGGGCAGTTCATTCTGGGAAACGCTGGTAGCCAGAGAGAGCAGCACCTGCCCGTCGTACCAGATAAGGATTCAGCATCAGGAGCGGGATCGGACCCGAATCAGGAGTCGACAAGCTCCAGGCAGCCTGGGCAGGGACGTAGGCCCATCTACGACACTGCAGAGAGCAGTAGGAGCAGGAGGGTTTACGTGTGA
- a CDS encoding hypothetical protein (EggNog:ENOG503P80I), with amino-acid sequence MLTGMEFWKDFPITNNNDSNTLPLLPITSPETWLRLMNHSTAKLGLSYFPPNLIAVPHNFSSFDTIPTNSLVITLPDPDSSRLENNPQQLDQLIYGLICTLAGIWVAAWAAWTWYHNGTLLIPRVSPPGSKDVNNDVELGAHTAAVDFVSPETFHAGFLKYYYDVGGDEHQLADNIFNHSADSHNKREKPVTGEDVEELTKLVQKMYEIDVELFGLQDARYITEDKKDKLRRKREAMLVEAARVVESWADRRWLHINKWEEGEYDTVLEILDVLREYVEAERQKRVYVY; translated from the coding sequence ATGTTAACCGGCATGGAATTCTGGAAAGacttccccatcaccaacaacaacgacagcaacACCTTGCCATTATtacccatcaccagcccaGAAACATGGCTCCGTTTAATGAACCACTCCACCGCCAAGCTCGGCCTCTCCTACTTCCCACCAAACCTCATCGCCGTCCCTCACAACTTCTCCTCATTTGACACCATCCCAACCAACAGCCTggtcatcaccctccccgacccaGACTCCTCCCGCTTAGAAAACAACCCTCAGCAATTAGACCAACTAATCTACGGTCTCATCTGCACGTTAGCCGGCATCTGGGTGGCAGCCTGGGCAGCATGGACGTGGTACCACAACGGCACTCTTCTCATCCCACGAGTATCACCACCAGGCTCAAAAGACGTAAACAATGACGTCGAACTCGGCGCCCACACCGCAGCAGTGGATTTCGTCTCCCCTGAAACATTCCACGCTGGGTTTCTAAAGTATTATTATGATGTCGGCGGGGATGAGCACCAATTGGCGGACAATATCTTCAACCACTCCGCTGACTCTCACAATAAGCGGGAGAAGCCAGTCacgggggaggatgtggaggagttgaCAAAGTTGGTGCAAAAGATGTACGAGATTGATGTTGAACTGTTTGGGTTGCAAGATGCGAGGTATATCACCGAGGATAAAAAGGATAAactgaggaggaagagggaggcgatgctagtggaggcggcgagggtaGTGGAATCTTGGGCGGATAGGCGGTGGTTGCACATCAAcaagtgggaggagggggagtatgaCACTGTCTTGGAGATTCTGGACGTGCTGAGGGAGTATGTCGAGGCggagaggcagaagagggTGTATGTCTATTAA
- a CDS encoding hypothetical protein (EggNog:ENOG503PRWK), with the protein MLVIRFFWLQAALAMAQLPTLDDLLGGDSNGVEEPAGSDGGGLVPGLQDLIDAVPVPTVADDIVGALPDPTEILDGVIGPPETITPDEEAVATPEPTPSPMPAEEESPAVEETPVVEAPTAEPTPEESTAPVVQVPVPVAEIPAVEEPTPAPAPAPSPEPSPGPAPVPAPIVIADPPAEQEDPEPVPSPAPAPDVPPAPSPDADSGAGGAVLLPLPSLPADTTAAPASTPAPTTTADQPANTSPFLSLVTPANGSPFMSVFTPPQPTQVNAVVDDEATDSSSPQQPPTPQTPNQHQRFPDLPLNNTPPPPPAPPHLKAAGSPSPPKSALQPVWEAARWSCSSSSSTSCGTSGWRTTRSGDIHGLAVLPVVVVASGIWRVRRGCRCRRGRSWIGRVSMMLLLILGLGSRRWRSRGGITGRRPRRRIDCLRRWRLGWGLGRMGVRSLGGEFLVEVDAGRR; encoded by the coding sequence ATGCTGGTCATCCGCTTTTTTTGGCTTCAGGCCGCGCTGGCGATGGCCCAGTTGCCGACATTGGATGATTTGTTGGGAGGGGACAGTaatggtgttgaggaacCGGCAGGGTCAGATGGGGGAGGGCTTGTGCCTGGACTTCAGGATTTGATCGATGCGGTCCCGGTGCCGACGGTGGCGGATGATATCGTGGGCGCCCTTCCGGATCCGACAGAGATTTTGGACGGGGTTATCGGGCCACCAGAGACGATAACGCCGGATGAGGAGGCAGTTGCGACTCCAGAACCAACTCCTTCCCCAATGCCTGCGGAGGAAGAATCGCCCGCTGTGGAGGAGACACCCGTCGTCGAGGCTCCGACTGCCGAACCGACGCCTGAAGAATCGACTGCTCCAGTTGTACAGGTGCCTGTGCCCGTCGCGGAGATTCCAGCAGTCGAAGAACCAACGCCTGCACCAGCTCCCGCTCCATCACCAGAGCCAAGCCCAGGACCGGCACCCGTACCAGCGCCGATTGTCATTGCCGACCCTCCCGCCGAGCAAGAAGACCCCGAACCTGTGCCCTCGCCAGCCCCAGCGCCCGATgtccctccagctccctccccagaTGCAGATTCTGGCGCCGGCGGTGCAGTactcctcccgctcccctcACTGCCAGCCGATACCACCGCTGCTCCTGCTTcaacccccgccccaacaacaaccgccgaCCAACCCGCCAACacttcccccttcctcagcCTCGTCACACCTGCCAACGGCTCCCCCTTCATGTCGGTCTTcaccccaccccaaccgACCCAAGTAAACGCCGTAGTCGACGACGAGGCTACCGACAGCTcctctccccaacaacctccgaCACCACAAACCCctaaccaacaccaacgttTCCCCGACCTTCCCCTCAataacacccccccccctccaccagccccaCCCCATCTGAAAGCAGCGGgatccccctctccaccaaaaTCGGCGTTGCAGCCGGTCTGGGAGGCGGCTCGTTGGTCCtgctcatcgtcatcctctaCATCATGTGGCACAAGCGGATGGAGAACAACCCGTTCAGGAGACATACACGGTCTGGCAGTGCTGCCAGTGGTGGTAGTAGCAAGCGGGATTTGGAGAGTGCGGCGGGGTTGCCGGTGCAGGAGAGGCAGAAGCTGGATTGGGAGAGTGAGCATGATGTTGCTTTTgattttgggtttgggaagcCGACGGTGGAGATCAAGGGGGGGAATAACTGGAAGGAGacccaggaggaggatagaTTGCCtgcggagatggaggctaggatgggggttggggaggatgggagtgCGCAGTTTAGGAGGTGAATtcttggtggaggtggatgcaggaagaagatga
- a CDS encoding hypothetical protein (COG:C; COG:G; EggNog:ENOG503Q0C1; CAZy:GT1): MSADQSSDETLSKCTILLVTGTGGFTHAAPVLELGRLLASRGHTIHFATHKTQEKWILTNPSYAFISPAHIHPMGDPLTPEQEEAHYLALQNTDIRVDYKSYFAPKYTVDAFWTSDYTHLLRITKAISPDAIVTDFFVEATRDMQKQFGVPVAMVWPQMPYGMVSAGHIPGIPGFQVDALTSEKASLWQRIRAALRPLRAITTVVPYLRWVKRMRREAGVNYPLAGVTAGKPDYLGLVNSFWGLETPKDCPPLLQAVGPILSEEYPGLDGELRGFYERGKKRRVVYVCFGTHITLPTEQVVMFLGALGDLLADGLVDGVIWTVGKKQRQQFQPLLNQWTGGVREPVGMLLENQSERWYFTPFAPQRAILDHPDTILFVTHGGGSSVNEAMYHGVRMLSLGFFFDQLLNGLRIVEAGVGLGLDKATFTRDEIYDKGRQVLLDEDGSFARNVERMRHIARISARKKHYAADLIEEMMYDAKFGLDPNSGKMRPMHLQTADVRMPIWKAKNLDLLLLGGLATAGFAGVSYWLYSWISDQL; this comes from the exons ATGTCCGCCGATCAAAGTTCAGACGAAACCCTCTCCAAATGCACCATTCTCCTCGTCACCGGGACAGGCGGCTTCACTCACGCCG CCCCAGTCCTCGAACTCGGCCGCCTGCTCGCCTCCCGCGGGCACACAATCCACTTCGCAACCCACAAAACCCAAGAGAAATGgatcctcaccaacccctcctacGCCTTTATCTCCCCTGCCCACATCCACCCCATGGGCGACCCTCTAACTCccgaacaagaagaagcccactACCTCGCCCTCCAAAACACCGACATCCGCGTTGATTACAAGTCTTACTTCGCGCCCAAATATACAGTCGACGCCTTCTGGACGTCAGATTacacccacctcctccgcatcacCAAAGCCATCTCCCCCGACGCGATCGTGACTGATTTCTTTGTCGAGGCAACAAGGGATATGCAAAAACAGTTTGGCGTTCCAGTGGCGATGGTCTGGCCGCAGATGCCGTACGGGATGGTATCAGCGGGGCATATCCCCGGGATTCCTGGGTTTCAAGTCGATGCCCTGACTTCGGAAAAGGCAAGCCTTTGGCAGAGGATACGCGCGGCCCTGAGGCCGTTGAGGGCAATCACGACGGTGGTGCCGTATTTGAGGTGGgtcaagaggatgaggagagaggCCGGAGTGAATTACCCCCTGGCCGGGGTGACAGCGGGAAAGCCGGATTATCTGGGTTTGGTGAATAGCTTTTGGGGATTGGAGACGCCAAAAGATTGCCCGCCGCTTTTGCAGGCTGTTGGGCCGATTTTGTCGGAGGAGTACcctgggttggatggggagttgagggggttCTATGAgcgggggaagaagaggagggtggtgtatgTTTGTTTTGGGACGCATATAACGCTGCCGACGGAGCAGGTTgtgatgtttttgggggCATTGGGGGATTTGTTGGCGGATGGATTGGTAGATGGGGTGATTTGGACGGTCGGAAAGAAACAGAGGCAGCAGTTTCAGCCGTTGCTGAATCAGTGGACTGGGGGAGTCAGGGAGCCAGTGGGGATGCTGCTGGAAAATCAGAGCGAGAGGTGGTATTTCACGCCTTTTGCGCCTCAGAGAGCAATATTGGATCATCCGGACACGATACTCTTTGTCACCCATGGTGGCGGGAGCAGTGTCAATGAGGCGATGTACCATGGAGTGCGTATGTTGTCTCTGGGATTCTTTTTCGACCAGCTTTTGAACGGTCTACGGATTGTCGAAGCAGGTGTCGGGTTGGGCCTCGATAAGGCCACATTCACAAGAGACGAGATTTACGACAAGGGCCGGCAGGTACTGCTTGATGAGGACGGCAGCTTTGCGAGAAATGTTGAGCGGATGAGGCACATTGCCCGAATATCAGCCCGGAAGAAACATTATGCCGCCGACCTGATCGAGGAGATGATGTACGATGCAAAGTTCGGACTGGATCCCAACAGTGGGAAGATGAGACCGATGCATCTTCAGACGGCAGACGTTAGAATGCCGATATGGAAAGCCAAGAACCTGGatctgctgctcctcggAGGACTGGCGACTGCCGGGTTTGCCGGTGTAAGCTACTGGCTCTATTCTTGGATCAGTGATCAGTTGTGA